The following coding sequences are from one Paenibacillus stellifer window:
- a CDS encoding SPFH domain-containing protein produces MKEKKLNPINGFWVITLIAICTAGAVYLFIQEYVALPVILVVIASILLTSITVVQPNKSVVVTFFGQYVGTISKSGLWAVIPFSIRKTVSLRVRNFNSVKLKVNDVEGNPIEIAAVVVFKVVNSAKALFDVDKYMQFVEIQSETALRHVASKYPYDGFSGAGMSLRANAEEIAGELATELQERLTISGVEVLEARLTHLAYSTEIASTMLQRQQASAILSARQIIVEGAVGMVDMAIKQLKESGVVELDEERKAAMINNLMVAIVSERGASPVINAGSLY; encoded by the coding sequence ATGAAAGAAAAAAAGCTTAATCCGATCAACGGCTTCTGGGTCATCACCCTGATTGCCATCTGTACAGCGGGAGCGGTCTACTTGTTCATTCAGGAATACGTGGCGCTGCCTGTCATTCTGGTTGTGATTGCGAGTATTCTGTTGACCAGCATAACAGTTGTGCAGCCTAACAAATCCGTCGTTGTCACGTTCTTCGGCCAATACGTAGGTACGATTTCCAAAAGCGGCCTGTGGGCGGTTATTCCGTTCAGCATCCGCAAGACCGTATCTTTGCGTGTGCGCAACTTCAACAGCGTCAAGCTGAAGGTGAACGATGTCGAGGGCAATCCGATTGAAATTGCTGCGGTGGTCGTGTTCAAGGTGGTAAACTCCGCCAAGGCTCTGTTCGATGTTGACAAGTATATGCAGTTCGTCGAGATACAGAGCGAAACAGCGCTTCGCCACGTAGCGAGTAAATATCCGTACGATGGCTTCAGCGGAGCGGGCATGTCTCTGCGCGCCAATGCGGAGGAGATTGCCGGGGAACTGGCAACGGAGCTGCAGGAACGGCTGACCATCTCCGGGGTTGAGGTTCTTGAAGCGCGTCTGACTCATCTTGCCTATTCGACTGAAATTGCGAGCACGATGCTTCAGCGTCAGCAGGCCAGCGCCATTCTCTCCGCGCGCCAGATTATTGTGGAGGGAGCTGTGGGCATGGTCGATATGGCGATCAAGCAGTTGAAAGAGAGCGGCGTCGTCGAGCTTGACGAAGAACGGAAGGCAGCTATGATCAACAATCTGATGGTCGCGATCGTATCTGAGCGCGGAGCAAGCCCGGTGATCAACGCGGGCTCGCTGTACTAA
- the metA gene encoding homoserine O-acetyltransferase MetA yields MPIKIPDSLPAKEILSGENIFVMDESQAFHQDIRPLRIAILNLMPTKETTETQLLRLVGNSPLQVDVTLLHPSTHTSKNTSAEHLKSFYKTFDEIADRRLDGLIITGAPVEQMEFEDVNYWEELQRIFEWSKDNVTSTMHICWAAQAGLYYHFGVRKIGLPDKCFGVFPHNVLAPNTKLLRGFDELFHVPHSRHTDISREDIENSPDLQILAESDEAGIYLVATRDGRQIFVTGHSEYDPFSLKGEYERDIAKGMEIALPKHYFPNDDPNRTPPAVWRAHANLLFSNWLNYYVYQETPYDIGPMI; encoded by the coding sequence GTGCCTATCAAGATTCCGGACAGCCTGCCAGCCAAAGAGATTTTATCCGGGGAAAATATATTCGTCATGGATGAAAGCCAGGCCTTTCACCAGGATATACGCCCCCTTCGGATTGCCATACTGAATCTGATGCCGACGAAAGAGACGACAGAGACCCAACTGCTGCGTCTGGTAGGCAACTCGCCTCTTCAAGTCGATGTGACGCTGCTTCACCCGAGCACCCACACCTCGAAGAATACCTCAGCCGAGCATCTGAAGAGCTTCTACAAAACGTTCGATGAAATTGCAGACCGCCGTCTGGACGGATTGATTATTACCGGCGCGCCGGTGGAGCAGATGGAATTCGAGGACGTGAACTACTGGGAGGAATTGCAGCGCATCTTCGAGTGGAGCAAGGATAACGTAACCTCGACGATGCATATATGTTGGGCGGCCCAGGCGGGATTGTACTATCATTTCGGAGTTCGCAAAATCGGACTTCCCGACAAATGCTTCGGAGTGTTCCCGCATAATGTATTGGCGCCGAATACGAAGCTGCTGCGCGGCTTTGATGAGCTGTTCCATGTGCCGCATTCCCGGCATACGGATATCTCCCGCGAGGATATCGAGAACTCTCCGGATCTGCAGATTTTGGCGGAATCGGACGAAGCCGGCATCTACTTGGTCGCCACGCGCGACGGCCGCCAGATCTTCGTAACGGGGCATTCCGAGTACGACCCCTTCTCACTTAAAGGGGAGTACGAGCGGGACATCGCCAAGGGGATGGAGATAGCGCTGCCGAAGCATTATTTTCCAAATGACGATCCAAACCGGACGCCGCCGGCGGTATGGCGGGCCCACGCGAACCTGCTGTTCTCCAACTGGCTGAATTACTACGTCTACCAGGAGACACCCTACGACATCGGACCGATGATCTGA
- the mqnC gene encoding cyclic dehypoxanthinyl futalosine synthase: protein MSAIDAILNKALQGERLGLEDTVRLFESNEIEKMGAAADVIMKRWHPEPVATFVIGRNINYTNICDVYCRFCAFYRRPGSEEGYVLPDETIFEKIRETIAVNGTEILMQGGTNPNLPFSYYTDLLKGIKQRFPGITMHSFSPAEIMKMKELSGLTLEETLRQIHAAGLDSLPGGGAEILDDRTRRKISRLKGSWHDWMDVMKTAHRIGMNTTATMVIGLGESMEERALHLLRVRDAQDECIGNNYNSEGFLAFISWTFQPDNTNLKLSRQTPEEYLKTVAISRLVLDNIKNFQSSWVTMGPEVGKLSLQYGCNDFGSTMIEENVVSSAGATHKVNIEQILQIIREAGKIPAQRNTQYDILKVFDREDAKVERDFVMQN, encoded by the coding sequence ATGAGCGCGATTGACGCCATTCTGAACAAAGCGCTGCAGGGCGAACGCCTGGGGCTTGAAGATACGGTCAGACTGTTTGAGAGCAATGAAATCGAGAAGATGGGCGCCGCCGCGGATGTAATCATGAAACGCTGGCATCCGGAGCCGGTGGCGACCTTTGTAATCGGACGGAATATCAACTATACGAATATTTGCGATGTGTACTGTCGCTTCTGCGCATTTTACCGCAGACCGGGCTCCGAGGAGGGCTATGTGCTTCCGGATGAAACGATCTTCGAGAAGATCCGTGAGACGATTGCTGTGAATGGAACCGAGATTCTGATGCAGGGCGGCACCAACCCAAATTTGCCGTTCAGCTATTATACGGATCTGTTGAAAGGCATCAAGCAGCGCTTCCCGGGGATTACGATGCACTCGTTCTCGCCGGCAGAGATCATGAAGATGAAAGAATTGTCGGGCTTGACGCTCGAAGAGACGCTGCGGCAGATTCACGCCGCCGGCCTCGATTCGCTGCCGGGAGGGGGCGCAGAGATTCTGGACGACCGCACCCGCCGCAAAATCAGCCGTCTGAAGGGCTCCTGGCATGACTGGATGGACGTCATGAAGACGGCGCACCGGATTGGCATGAATACGACGGCAACGATGGTGATCGGACTTGGCGAGAGCATGGAGGAACGGGCCCTGCATCTGCTGCGCGTCCGTGACGCGCAGGACGAGTGCATCGGGAACAACTATAACTCCGAGGGCTTCCTGGCCTTCATCTCCTGGACGTTCCAGCCGGACAATACGAATCTGAAGCTGTCCCGGCAGACGCCGGAGGAATATCTCAAGACCGTTGCGATCAGCCGGCTTGTTCTGGACAACATCAAGAACTTCCAGTCGTCCTGGGTAACGATGGGACCGGAGGTCGGCAAGCTGTCCCTGCAGTACGGCTGCAACGACTTCGGCAGTACGATGATCGAGGAGAATGTCGTATCCTCCGCCGGAGCTACGCATAAGGTCAATATCGAGCAAATTCTGCAGATCATCCGCGAGGCTGGCAAAATTCCGGCTCAGCGCAACACGCAATACGATATCCTGAAGGTGTTCGACCGTGAGGATGCCAAGGTGGAACGCGACTTTGTAATGCAGAACTAA
- a CDS encoding trans-sulfuration enzyme family protein, translated as METEWSLDTKIIHENQFPDPHTGAISQSIVPAVAYAFPDTETAAAVVSGEEEGVYYGRYGNPTSRTLEKKIAALEGGEDALGVSSGMAAISIALLGFLKQGDHVLVTKDVYGGTYSFLTSLAPRFGIEFDFVDCTDPESMLEKIKPNTKAVYLETPSNPRLTVLDIEAISKACKAYQLPVIVDNTFMSPCLQKPLELGADVVVHSATKYINGHGDVLAGFVVGQKDIIQFMRKKLMGDLGQNLNAWDAFLILRGMKTMALRVERHCSNAQKIAEYLESHPFIDKVFYPGLASHPQYELAQKQMKGMGGIVSFEVKGGLVEGKKLINSLRLAMISFSLGDPETLVQHPASMTHASIPQEERLKFGITDGLIRISVGLEDADDIIRDFDQALSALFSDSETQIITK; from the coding sequence ATGGAGACAGAATGGAGTTTGGACACGAAGATTATTCATGAGAACCAGTTTCCTGATCCCCACACAGGCGCCATCTCTCAAAGCATCGTACCTGCGGTAGCTTATGCGTTCCCTGATACAGAAACAGCGGCGGCAGTAGTATCCGGCGAGGAAGAAGGCGTCTATTACGGCAGATACGGAAACCCTACTTCCCGCACGTTGGAGAAGAAGATAGCCGCTCTGGAAGGCGGAGAAGATGCGTTGGGCGTATCCAGCGGAATGGCGGCCATCTCCATTGCGCTTCTCGGTTTCTTGAAGCAAGGCGATCATGTTCTGGTGACCAAGGATGTGTATGGAGGAACCTACAGTTTCCTGACCTCGCTGGCGCCCAGGTTCGGTATAGAGTTTGATTTTGTCGATTGTACGGACCCGGAATCAATGCTTGAGAAAATCAAGCCGAATACGAAGGCTGTCTATTTGGAGACTCCCTCTAATCCGAGGTTGACCGTTCTGGATATCGAAGCAATCTCGAAAGCCTGCAAAGCCTATCAGCTCCCCGTTATTGTCGATAACACCTTCATGAGTCCCTGCTTGCAGAAGCCTTTGGAGCTCGGGGCCGACGTTGTGGTACATAGCGCCACTAAATATATTAATGGTCACGGAGATGTCCTGGCGGGATTTGTAGTAGGCCAAAAAGACATCATCCAATTTATGAGAAAGAAGCTGATGGGCGATCTGGGGCAAAATTTAAATGCATGGGACGCATTCTTGATATTAAGAGGAATGAAGACTATGGCCCTGCGGGTGGAGAGACATTGCAGCAATGCCCAGAAAATTGCCGAATACCTCGAGTCCCATCCTTTCATCGACAAAGTCTTTTATCCAGGCTTGGCGTCGCATCCTCAATATGAACTGGCGCAAAAGCAAATGAAGGGGATGGGCGGGATTGTTTCTTTCGAAGTGAAAGGCGGATTAGTTGAAGGGAAAAAATTAATCAACTCGCTGAGACTGGCGATGATTTCATTCAGCCTGGGAGATCCGGAAACTCTGGTTCAGCATCCGGCTTCGATGACTCATGCATCAATTCCACAAGAAGAGCGGTTGAAATTCGGGATAACG
- a CDS encoding GntR family transcriptional regulator → MNSSVMRTRRLSKDNTYLALKERIINIELKPGEAVQEENLAELLGVSRTPLREAIQRLENEDFLVRLPNGRLRVASVTTEEVKEIFLIRSMLEGYIAKNAAKNATEQDIEKLTAMIGNLKMSFQSGKSQDFVSYGFEFHDYLSEISELKTFVKILNQLRDHALRYCRFVSLHGDWNQQADEEHNLILQKIAARDEDGAEKAMQDHILSSLSAALERIEGIQAHREDGV, encoded by the coding sequence ATGAACAGTTCTGTCATGCGAACACGCAGGTTATCCAAGGATAATACTTACTTAGCCCTGAAAGAGAGAATTATTAATATCGAGCTAAAGCCCGGCGAAGCTGTACAGGAAGAGAACCTGGCAGAATTGCTTGGAGTAAGCCGCACCCCTCTAAGAGAGGCCATACAACGGTTGGAGAATGAGGATTTTCTTGTCCGGCTTCCGAACGGAAGACTGAGAGTGGCGTCGGTGACAACGGAAGAGGTTAAAGAGATCTTTCTTATTCGCAGCATGCTGGAAGGTTATATTGCCAAGAATGCCGCCAAAAATGCCACTGAGCAAGATATTGAAAAGTTAACGGCTATGATCGGCAATCTGAAGATGTCCTTTCAGTCGGGCAAGAGCCAGGATTTTGTCTCCTATGGCTTTGAATTCCATGATTATTTATCGGAAATAAGCGAGCTTAAGACCTTTGTGAAAATCTTGAATCAACTAAGAGACCATGCGCTTCGTTATTGCCGGTTCGTATCCTTGCATGGCGATTGGAACCAGCAGGCGGATGAAGAACATAACCTTATCCTGCAGAAGATAGCCGCCAGAGACGAAGACGGAGCTGAGAAAGCGATGCAGGATCATATATTGAGCAGCCTATCCGCAGCATTGGAGAGAATAGAAGGCATTCAGGCACACAGAGAGGATGGGGTTTGA
- the corA gene encoding magnesium/cobalt transporter CorA, with amino-acid sequence MKIRLVNAGVFTPVDDIEATLAPPAEGFYWIDADVDDLGLLQPLFNLHDLAVEDCLSDEEQRPKIEIYESHYFIVVNSIRFDDEEIFLRALNIFLGRHFIITVTKQKIHELRAVKPILWEQEVSEPDRFLYLLIDLVVDNYFAVGDRIEARIEKLEEDILMHTKKSHLSEIIGLRSEILWLKKMLGPQKEVVNTLNKKDLRLIDDQLQKYFSDIYENAVKISETFETYRDLMGNLREAYQSSIANRANEIMRVFTAITTIFMPLTVITGIYGMNFENIPEIHTKYGYYGVIGVMVALGCGMLYIFRKKEWL; translated from the coding sequence ATGAAAATCCGGCTGGTCAACGCAGGCGTATTTACGCCTGTAGACGATATTGAAGCAACCCTTGCTCCGCCGGCGGAAGGATTCTACTGGATCGACGCCGATGTGGATGATCTGGGACTGTTGCAACCCTTGTTCAATCTGCATGATCTGGCCGTGGAGGACTGCCTCAGCGATGAGGAACAACGGCCCAAAATCGAAATTTATGAATCCCATTATTTTATTGTGGTGAACAGCATCCGTTTTGACGACGAGGAGATTTTCCTCCGGGCGTTGAATATTTTCCTGGGACGGCACTTTATCATTACCGTCACGAAGCAGAAAATCCACGAGCTGCGCGCCGTGAAGCCGATTCTGTGGGAACAGGAAGTCAGCGAGCCCGACCGTTTCCTCTACCTGCTCATCGACCTTGTCGTGGACAATTATTTCGCCGTCGGCGACCGGATCGAAGCGCGGATCGAGAAGCTGGAAGAGGATATCCTGATGCATACCAAGAAGAGTCATCTTAGCGAAATCATCGGTCTGCGAAGCGAAATTCTGTGGCTGAAGAAGATGCTCGGCCCGCAGAAGGAAGTCGTCAACACCCTGAACAAAAAAGATCTCCGCCTGATCGACGATCAGCTGCAGAAATATTTTAGCGACATCTACGAGAACGCCGTGAAAATCTCCGAAACATTTGAAACCTACCGCGATCTGATGGGCAACTTGCGCGAAGCCTATCAGTCCAGTATCGCCAACCGGGCGAATGAAATCATGCGGGTGTTCACGGCGATTACGACGATATTCATGCCCCTCACCGTCATAACCGGCATCTACGGGATGAACTTCGAGAACATCCCCGAGATCCATACGAAATACGGCTACTACGGCGTTATCGGCGTTATGGTTGCGCTGGGCTGCGGGATGCTCTATATATTCCGCAAAAAAGAATGGCTGTAG
- the thrS gene encoding threonine--tRNA ligase: protein MAVSIKLPDGSVREYAEGSSIDDVAASISSGLRKNAAAGKLNGVIVDLAAKLNEGDLVEIVTLDSPEGLEVMRHSTAHLMAQAVKRLYGAKEVKLGVGPTIEDGFYYDMDLEQPLNPEDLQKIEKEMERIISENLPIIRKEVSRQEALDIFGELGDPYKLELIRDLPEDSVITIYEQGEFFDLCRGPHVPSTGKIKVFKLMNVAGAYWRGDSKNKMLQRVYGTAWIKKAQLDEYLHLLEEAKKRDHRKLGKELEIFTFNQLVGQGLPIWLPKGAKLRSILERYIVDIEASLGYQHVYTPVLGNVDLYKTSGHWDHYQEDMFPKMTIDTEEFVLRPMNCPHHMMVYKSSMHSYRDLPIRIAELGTMHRYEMSGALTGLHRVRSMTLNDSHIFCRLDQIKSEFSRVLELIDRVYRDFGIHEYRFRLSYRDPQDTEKYFQNDEMWETAQRMLREVVEEAGLPFYEAEGEAAFYGPKLDVQIKTALGKEETLSTVQIDFLLPERFELEYVGDDGQKHRPVVLHRGILGTMERFVAFLLENFAGSLPLWLSPQQVKVIPVSSAFDDYAKDVVDKLTRQGLRAEADLRNEKLGYKIREAQLEKLPYMFIVGENEMNSASVSVRKRGEGDLGAKPLDEVIGSLVQEVSSKAIF, encoded by the coding sequence ATGGCAGTAAGCATCAAGTTACCGGACGGATCGGTTCGTGAGTACGCGGAAGGCAGCAGCATCGACGATGTGGCGGCTTCCATCAGCAGCGGGCTGAGAAAGAACGCAGCCGCAGGCAAATTGAACGGTGTAATCGTCGATCTGGCGGCCAAGCTGAATGAAGGAGATCTTGTTGAAATCGTAACGCTGGATTCCCCTGAAGGCCTGGAGGTTATGCGTCACAGCACAGCCCACCTGATGGCACAGGCCGTCAAGCGCCTGTACGGGGCCAAAGAAGTGAAGCTGGGCGTCGGCCCGACGATTGAAGACGGATTTTATTATGATATGGACCTGGAGCAGCCGCTGAATCCGGAGGATCTCCAGAAGATCGAGAAGGAAATGGAACGCATCATTTCCGAAAATTTGCCGATTATCCGCAAGGAAGTCAGCCGTCAGGAAGCGCTGGACATCTTCGGCGAGCTTGGCGATCCCTACAAGCTTGAACTGATCCGGGACCTGCCCGAGGACAGCGTCATCACCATTTACGAGCAGGGCGAATTCTTCGATCTGTGCCGGGGGCCGCATGTTCCTTCGACTGGAAAAATCAAGGTGTTCAAGCTGATGAATGTAGCCGGCGCGTACTGGCGCGGCGACAGCAAGAACAAGATGCTGCAGCGCGTGTACGGAACCGCCTGGATCAAGAAAGCACAGCTGGACGAGTACCTGCATCTGCTGGAGGAAGCGAAGAAGCGCGACCACCGCAAGCTCGGCAAGGAGCTTGAAATCTTCACGTTCAACCAGCTCGTCGGCCAGGGCCTGCCAATCTGGCTGCCGAAGGGCGCCAAGCTGCGCAGCATACTGGAACGCTATATCGTTGACATCGAAGCCAGTCTTGGCTATCAGCATGTATACACTCCGGTTCTTGGCAACGTGGATCTGTACAAGACCTCCGGCCACTGGGATCATTACCAGGAAGATATGTTCCCGAAGATGACAATCGACACCGAGGAATTCGTGCTGCGTCCGATGAACTGTCCGCATCATATGATGGTCTACAAGAGCAGCATGCACAGCTACCGGGATCTGCCGATCCGCATCGCGGAGCTTGGCACCATGCACCGCTATGAAATGTCCGGAGCCTTGACCGGCCTTCACCGGGTACGCTCCATGACGCTGAATGATTCACATATCTTCTGCCGCCTGGACCAGATCAAGAGCGAATTCAGCCGCGTGCTGGAGCTGATCGACCGGGTGTACCGCGACTTCGGCATTCATGAATACCGCTTCCGCCTATCGTATCGCGATCCTCAGGACACCGAGAAATACTTCCAGAACGACGAAATGTGGGAGACCGCGCAGCGGATGCTCCGCGAGGTTGTCGAGGAAGCCGGACTGCCGTTCTACGAAGCCGAAGGCGAAGCAGCGTTCTACGGTCCGAAGCTCGACGTGCAGATCAAGACTGCGCTTGGCAAGGAAGAGACACTCTCGACCGTACAGATCGACTTCCTGCTGCCGGAACGCTTTGAGCTGGAATATGTCGGAGACGACGGACAGAAGCATCGTCCGGTTGTACTGCACCGCGGTATTCTCGGCACTATGGAGCGCTTCGTAGCATTCCTGCTGGAGAACTTCGCAGGCTCCCTGCCGCTGTGGCTGTCGCCGCAGCAGGTGAAGGTCATTCCGGTGTCGAGCGCGTTCGACGACTATGCCAAGGATGTCGTCGACAAGCTGACCCGGCAGGGCCTCCGCGCCGAAGCCGATCTGCGCAATGAGAAGCTCGGCTACAAGATCCGTGAGGCCCAGCTGGAGAAGCTGCCGTACATGTTCATTGTCGGCGAGAACGAAATGAACTCGGCTTCCGTCTCCGTCCGCAAGCGGGGAGAGGGCGACCTCGGAGCCAAGCCGCTGGACGAAGTGATCGGCAGCCTGGTTCAGGAAGTCTCCTCGAAAGCCATTTTCTAA
- a CDS encoding transcriptional regulator, with the protein MSVKEQVLETIKSAGKPVSAGEVEKLSGLDRKEIDKAFTELKKDKAIVSPVRCKWEAAE; encoded by the coding sequence ATGAGCGTGAAGGAGCAGGTGTTGGAAACCATCAAATCGGCGGGCAAGCCGGTAAGCGCGGGCGAAGTGGAGAAGCTGTCGGGCCTTGACCGCAAGGAGATCGACAAGGCTTTTACCGAGTTGAAAAAGGACAAGGCGATCGTATCCCCCGTCCGCTGCAAATGGGAGGCAGCCGAGTAA
- a CDS encoding aminotransferase class I/II-fold pyridoxal phosphate-dependent enzyme: MNDKLRIESRLAQIGSQEDPATGAVNYPIYQSTAFRHPRLGQSTGFDYIRTKNPTRSVLECAAAELESGDVAFACSSGMAALQTIFAYFSQGDHLIVSLDLYGGTYRMLERIMSRFGVTASYVDTNDLEALEAVRRENTKAVFIETPTNPLMMITDIEAVCTWAKPHGLLTIVDNTLLTPYFQRPLELGADIIIHSATKYLGGHNDVLAGLIVTKGEALSQEMAILHNSIGAVLSPSDSYQLMRGMKTLALRMERHESNALAIARHLKEHPAIAEVYHPGLSDHPGYEIQRRQSSGNTGIFSFKVKNAAYVEPILRHIKLIAFAESLGGVESLMTYPAIQTHADIPAEIRDAVGVDDRLLRFSVGVEHVDDLISDLDQALEAARAEIETAAGLEG; this comes from the coding sequence ATGAACGACAAGCTCAGAATTGAAAGCAGGCTCGCCCAAATCGGCTCCCAGGAGGATCCGGCCACCGGCGCAGTGAATTATCCGATCTACCAATCCACAGCGTTCCGGCATCCGCGCCTGGGACAGAGCACCGGCTTCGATTATATCCGGACCAAGAACCCTACGCGCTCGGTACTTGAGTGTGCAGCCGCCGAGCTGGAATCCGGCGACGTTGCTTTTGCTTGCAGCTCCGGCATGGCCGCTCTGCAGACGATCTTCGCCTACTTCAGCCAGGGCGATCATCTCATCGTCTCCCTTGATCTGTACGGAGGTACATACCGGATGCTGGAGCGGATTATGTCAAGGTTCGGAGTCACTGCTTCGTATGTGGATACCAATGATCTTGAAGCGCTGGAAGCGGTGCGCAGGGAGAACACGAAAGCCGTCTTCATCGAGACGCCGACGAATCCGCTGATGATGATTACGGATATCGAAGCGGTCTGTACATGGGCCAAGCCCCACGGCCTGCTGACGATTGTGGACAACACGCTGCTCACCCCATACTTCCAGCGGCCGCTTGAGCTTGGCGCCGATATCATTATCCACAGCGCCACCAAATATCTTGGCGGACACAACGATGTGCTGGCCGGCCTGATCGTGACGAAGGGAGAGGCGCTGTCGCAGGAGATGGCGATCTTGCACAACTCCATCGGCGCAGTGCTGTCCCCGAGCGACAGCTACCAGCTGATGAGAGGCATGAAGACGCTGGCGCTGCGGATGGAGCGGCATGAGAGCAATGCGCTGGCCATCGCCCGCCATCTGAAGGAGCATCCGGCGATCGCGGAGGTGTATCATCCCGGGCTTTCGGATCATCCCGGTTATGAGATCCAGCGCCGCCAATCGAGCGGCAACACCGGCATTTTCTCCTTCAAGGTCAAGAATGCCGCTTATGTGGAGCCGATTCTGCGCCATATCAAGCTGATCGCCTTCGCGGAGAGCCTCGGCGGCGTTGAGTCGCTGATGACGTACCCGGCTATCCAGACGCATGCGGATATCCCGGCTGAAATCCGCGACGCGGTCGGCGTCGACGACCGTCTGCTGCGCTTTTCGGTCGGCGTCGAGCATGTTGACGACCTGATCTCCGACCTCGATCAGGCCCTGGAAGCGGCCCGGGCGGAGATCGAGACCGCAGCCGGCCTCGAAGGTTAA